The following coding sequences lie in one Nakaseomyces glabratus chromosome I, complete sequence genomic window:
- the BTN2 gene encoding Btn2p (CAGL0I10010g~Ortholog(s) have SNARE binding, chaperone binding activity and role in amino acid transport, intracellular protein transport, protein folding, protein localization to nucleus, regulation of pH, retrograde transport, endosome to Golgi), which translates to MLDIFNGPCMATLPSIYNNDAAFPHDIFSAMPIFSDMMVDAPHGKRRCYKNYNKTGGNEHTQKHASRARSHKKQHSMNYKIEKLGNGNYELQLSKKIGHNVVAKAINDQVSVLAEKYYVPSYSVVRDIFGRQYYVEEETDEEELRQKVMSQIDIGDIKRKIARQQFNDYEFELNHRGDEVIMFSKSDKIEKEFNFGENLEDIRMKYCTINNKNTEAVLCVELIASEGHNINNSVFAQPVNHANEVFPDPRSDLSHQSSEEENEEDEAYISTDDELNTNTDGNTSDSSDVVSDAVSDSDSSAYYGESVTKVYSPILENVEDEEIDRYRKSFEHSPSGYAIIEDL; encoded by the coding sequence ATGCTAGATATTTTTAACGGTCCATGTATGGCTACATTGCCTTCCATTTACAATAACGATGCCGCTTTCCCACATGACATATTTAGTGCCATGCCTATTTTCTCTGACATGATGGTCGACGCTCCTCACGGTAAGAGACGCTGCTACAAGAACTACAATAAGACTGGCGGTAATGAGCACACTCAGAAACATGCTTCAAGAGCTAGAAGCCACAAGAAGCAGCACTCAATGAACTACAAGATTGAGAAGCTAGGTAACGGTAACTACGAGTTGCAACTCTCCAAGAAAATTGGACACAATGTTGTCGCTAAGGCCATCAATGACCAAGTTTCTGTTCTCGCTGAGAAATACTACGTCCCTAGCTATAGTGTGGTCAGGGACATCTTCGGTAGACAGTACTACGTTGAAGAGGAAACTGACGAAGAGGAATTAAGACAAAAAGTTATGTCTCAAATTGATATCGGTGATATCAAGAGAAAGATTGCTCGCCAGCAGTTCAATGACTACGAGTTTGAACTGAATCACAGAGGTGATGAAGTTATTATGTTCAGTAAATCAGATAAAATTGAGAAGGAATTTAATTTTGGTGAGAATCTCGAAGACATCAGAATGAAATACTGTACTATTAACAACAAGAACACCGAGGCTGTGCTTTGTGTTGAATTAATAGCATCTGAAGGacataatataaataattcGGTCTTCGCTCAACCAGTAAATCATGCCAATGAAGTATTTCCAGATCCAAGATCAGATCTATCTCACCAGAGCTCCgaggaagaaaatgaagaagatgaagcaTATATCTCTACCGATGATGAGCTCAATACTAACACAGACGGTAACACGTCCGATTCTTCTGATGTTGTGTCTGACGCCGTATCTGACAGCGACAGCAGTGCATACTATGGTGAGTCTGTCACAAAAGTATACTCCCCAATACTCGAAAATGTGGAGGATGAAGAGATAGACAGGTATAGAAAGTCATTTGAACACTCTCCAAGCGGATATGCTATCATTGAGGATTTGTAA
- the SKN1 gene encoding beta-glucan synthesis-associated protein SKN1 (CAGL0I10054g~Ortholog(s) have glucosidase activity, role in (1->6)-beta-D-glucan biosynthetic process, fungal-type cell wall organization, sphingolipid biosynthetic process and integral component of membrane localization), whose product MSYRDLTGNHPDDANRDAGSSALSSSSSSIANEHKQMANDKNLRNPFVTTSEEDVHSTSSSQNLLPHDNNYELAHTPDLIAPEHHFTSSSGSNSNPASLNEKMAADYKGYYSKHNKGSPSRFYSANSRKNSSSITPPLNIGNYSDLSSNDIRAPPAFDRYPLVGSRLHLSNYRQNFIKNDSPPPPFKNEKLADGESSLIVPSSVMFLDDQDFSPFGGYPASAFPLSMDEKEDDDFLHNPDPEEEARLDKHRFSEDLKHMNKKSFGGILGVLFLFLGAIALFIILPVLTYSGAVDHHDNNIHPANSTNFTNHNAVPLSLYQYPQLSAIRTSLVDPDTPQSALTRKAKDGSDWRLVFSDEFNAAGRTFYDGDDQFWTAPDIHYDATKDLEWYSPDATTTRNGTLQLRMDAFKNHNLYYRSGMVQSWNKLCFTQGALEISANLPNYGKISGLWPGLWTMGNLGRPGYLASTEGVWPYSYSSCDAGITPNQSSPDGLSYLPGQKLSACTCDGEDHPNPGVGRGAPELDILEAEASTELRVGVASQSLQIAPFDIWYIPDYNFVEIYNFSTTTMNTYCGGPFQQAISAVTTLNASWYEFGEGSGKFQKFAIEYLNDKNKGYIRWFVGDNPTFTMYSTALHPNGNIDWRYISQEPMSIIMNLGISPNWAYIDWQMIYFPVVMSIDYVRLYQPENAVSLTCDPEDYPTYDYIESHKNAYYNANLTSWKMAGYTFPKNQLTGNCKSSNFKH is encoded by the coding sequence ATGTCATATAGAGACCTTACTGGGAACCACCCAGACGACGCTAATAGGGATGCTGGCAGCTCAGCACTATCCAGCTCCTCGTCTTCAATCGCTAATGAACATAAGCAAATGGCAAATGATAAAAACTTACGTAACCCCTTCGTTACCACTAGTGAAGAGGATGTGCACtctacttcttcttcccaAAACTTGCTACCACACGATAACAACTATGAGCTGGCTCATACCCCCGATCTAATCGCTCCCGAACACCACTTCACTAGCAGTTCTGGCAGTAATAGCAACCCTGCCTCCTTGAATGAGAAGATGGCAGCCGACTACAAGGGCTATTACTCAAAGCACAACAAGGGGTCCCCCAGCAGATTCTACTCTGCAAACTCTAGGAAGAACTCCAGCTCTATAACTCCGCCCCTGAACATAGGCAACTACTCTGACCTGTCGAGCAACGATATACGTGCGCCACCTGCTTTCGACAGGTACCCGCTAGTGGGCTCGCGGTTGCATCTCAGCAACTACAGACAGAACTTCATAAAGAACGACTCACCTCCGCCACCTTTCAAAAACGAGAAACTCGCAGACGGCGAGAGCTCATTGATAGTGCCTTCCTCAGTCATGTTTCTGGATGACCAGGACTTCTCCCCGTTCGGTGGCTACCCAGCATCGGCGTTCCCTCTGTCCATGGATGAGAAAGAGGACGACGACTTCCTGCACAACCCGGAcccagaagaagaagctagGCTGGACAAACACAGGTTCTCAGAGGACTTGAAGCACATGAACAAGAAATCCTTCGGTGGTATACTGGGCGTGCTGTTCTTGTTCCTCGGTGCCATCGCCTTGTTCATCATCTTGCCAGTGCTAACATACTCGGGCGCAGTAGACCACCACGACAATAACATACACCCTGCGAACTCCACAAACTTCACAAACCACAACGCGGTACCGCTGTCCCTGTACCAATACCCTCAACTGTCGGCCATCAGAACATCGCTGGTGGACCCCGACACCCCTCAGAGCGCCTTGACTAGAAAAGCCAAGGACGGCAGTGATTGGAGGCTGGTCTTCTCAGATGAATTTAACGCTGCCGGAAGGACTTTCTACGACGGAGATGATCAATTTTGGACCGCCCCAGATATCCATTACGATGCAACAAAGGACTTGGAATGGTACTCCCCAGATGCGACCACAACAAGAAACGGTACCTTGCAATTGAGAATGGACGCTTTCAAAAACCACAATCTATACTACAGATCTGGTATGGTACAGAGCTGGAACAAATTATGCTTTACTCAAGGAGCTTTGGAGATTTCTGCCAACTTGCCCAATTATGGTAAAATCAGTGGCTTGTGGCCAGGTTTATGGACAATGGGTAACCTTGGCAGACCAGGTTACCTAGCATCCACTGAAGGTGTCTGGCCATACTCTTATTCTTCCTGTGATGCAGGCATCACACCCAACCAGAGTTCACCAGACGGACTATCATACTTGCCAGGCCAAAAGCTAAGTGCTTGTACGTGTGATGGAGAAGATCATCCTAACCCAGGTGTTGGTAGAGGTGCTCCTGAACTTGATATTCTGGAGGCAGAAGCAAGCACTGAGCTTCGTGTAGGTGTGGCATCTCAATCGTTACAAATTGCGCCATTCGACATTTGGTACATCCCTGATTATAATTTTGTTGAAATCTACAACTTCAGCACTACCACTATGAATACTTACTGTGGTGGGCCATTTCAACAAGCGATCTCTGCTGTGACAACTTTAAATGCCTCATGGTATGAATTTGGAGAAGGCTCTGGTAAATTCCAGAAATTTGCAATCGAATATCTAAACGATAAGAACAAAGGTTACATCAGATGGTTTGTAGGAGATAATCCAACGTTCACCATGTATTCGACAGCTCTTCATCCTAATGGTAATATTGATTGGAGGTATATTAGTCAAGAGCCAATGTCTATTATTATGAACTTGGGTATTTCACCAAATTGGGCGTATATTGACTGGCAGATGATTTATTTCCCCGTGGTTATGTCAATAGACTATGTGAGACTATATCAACCAGAAAATGCCGTGTCATTGACTTGTGACCCAGAAGACTATCCAACGTATGACTACATTGAATCCCACAAAAATGCGTATTATAATGCAAATTTGACAAGCTGGAAGATGGCTGGCTACACATTCCCGAAAAATCAATTGACTGGGAACTGTAAGAGTTCCAATTTCAAGCATTGA